One genomic segment of Erythrobacter sp. THAF29 includes these proteins:
- a CDS encoding polysaccharide biosynthesis/export family protein, with the protein MFNASKTAATFALVASACLVATGCATNDLPIQSASAANSEVAEGYFVDAGDQVKITVFDEDTLSGEFEVGSGGTLAMPLIEPLIVKDMTPGAVATLIETKLKEGGFVLYPKVAVEILEHRSFFILGEVNAPGEYAHNGELTLEQAVAKAGGFTPRAEKKSIVLKRQLWSGSRLIRLDNTALKVAPGDTITIRESFF; encoded by the coding sequence GTGTTCAACGCTTCGAAAACTGCCGCAACATTTGCACTCGTCGCATCGGCCTGTCTTGTGGCGACCGGCTGCGCGACCAACGATCTGCCGATCCAGTCAGCGTCGGCGGCCAACAGCGAAGTCGCAGAGGGCTATTTCGTTGATGCTGGGGACCAGGTGAAAATCACGGTGTTCGACGAAGATACGCTTTCGGGCGAGTTCGAGGTCGGCAGCGGTGGCACGCTCGCCATGCCCCTGATCGAACCACTGATCGTCAAGGACATGACACCTGGCGCGGTCGCGACCCTGATCGAGACGAAGCTGAAAGAGGGCGGATTTGTCCTCTATCCCAAGGTCGCGGTGGAGATCCTCGAGCACCGTTCGTTCTTCATCCTCGGCGAAGTGAACGCACCGGGTGAATACGCGCATAATGGCGAGCTCACGCTCGAACAGGCTGTTGCCAAAGCGGGGGGATTCACGCCCCGGGCTGAAAAAAAATCGATCGTGCTCAAGCGACAGTTGTGGTCCGGAAGTCGACTGATCCGTCTCGACAACACCGCGCTTAAGGTCGCTCCGGGCGACACGATTACGATCCGCGAATCGTTCTTTTAG
- a CDS encoding glycosyltransferase — MARGGFSERRVAIVHYWLVSMRGGERVVERLLHLFPNADIFTNVYDPAKTSATLNKAHIEAGFVNRLPFAKRLYQYYLPLMPMSLEGHDLSEYDLVISSESGPAKGVITRPDATHVCYCHSPMRYLWDQYHQYRSEAPAIARGAMPLMYHQLRKWDVSSSARVDKFAANSRFIQQRIRKVWRRESDVIHPPIEVDLFKPSEDVGPEYLWVGQMVPYKRPDLAVEAFNANGRPLTMVGVGSMLKKLKAMAGPNITFIDHLDFASLRKAYARCRAFVLTAEEDFGITPVECMASGRPVIAFGRGGALDSVKAGTTGIFFDEQTPESLTEAVEQMEAFLANFDPQAAIDHAMRFAPEHFDRKMLELVGNG, encoded by the coding sequence ATGGCGCGCGGAGGCTTTTCCGAACGGCGCGTTGCGATCGTTCATTACTGGCTCGTCTCCATGCGCGGCGGCGAGCGCGTGGTCGAACGCCTCCTCCACCTTTTCCCGAACGCCGATATCTTTACCAATGTCTATGACCCGGCGAAGACCTCGGCGACGCTGAATAAGGCGCATATCGAAGCAGGGTTCGTGAACCGACTGCCCTTCGCCAAGCGGCTGTACCAGTATTACTTGCCGCTCATGCCGATGTCGCTCGAAGGGCATGACCTGTCCGAGTACGACCTTGTCATCAGCAGCGAGTCCGGCCCGGCCAAAGGCGTGATCACCCGGCCCGATGCAACTCATGTCTGCTATTGCCATTCGCCAATGCGGTATCTGTGGGATCAGTATCACCAATACCGCTCCGAAGCCCCGGCCATCGCGCGCGGGGCGATGCCGCTGATGTATCACCAGCTGCGCAAGTGGGACGTCTCCTCAAGCGCGCGGGTCGACAAGTTCGCAGCCAATTCGCGCTTCATTCAGCAGCGTATCCGCAAGGTGTGGCGGCGCGAATCCGACGTAATCCATCCGCCGATCGAAGTGGATCTGTTCAAGCCATCGGAAGACGTCGGACCCGAGTATCTTTGGGTCGGCCAGATGGTCCCCTACAAACGGCCTGACCTCGCGGTCGAGGCCTTCAACGCGAATGGTCGCCCGCTGACGATGGTTGGCGTCGGTTCCATGCTCAAGAAGCTGAAAGCGATGGCCGGCCCCAACATCACTTTCATCGACCATCTCGATTTCGCTTCGCTTCGGAAAGCCTATGCGCGTTGCCGGGCCTTCGTCCTGACCGCCGAGGAGGATTTCGGCATCACCCCGGTCGAGTGCATGGCATCGGGCCGCCCGGTAATCGCCTTCGGCCGAGGCGGGGCGCTTGACAGCGTGAAGGCGGGGACGACCGGCATTTTTTTCGACGAGCAGACGCCCGAAAGTCTGACCGAGGCGGTCGAGCAGATGGAGGCCTTCTTAGCGAACTTCGATCCTCAGGCAGCGATCGACCATGCGATGCGGTTTGCACCAGAACATTTCGATCGCAAGATGCTCGAGCTGGTCGGCAACGGTTGA
- a CDS encoding sugar transferase gives MHTTKHETVMRDGGATTGGPFFSSESTPSERELLAMASDLVRSSEEPVSDEASGLSRSLVRLMDLTLAIGLLGVLLPVILITGACIAMSSQGPVIFRQTRIGLGGREFQCWKFRSMRQDASERLAALLASCPDMRAEWERDQKLSDDPRITPLGTFLRSSSLDELPQLFNVIRGDMSLVGPRPIVHSEIPKYGRYITHYLSQKPGLTGLWQVSGRNNTSYRRRVAADVLYSRKASFRTDLAILFATIPAVLSAEGAR, from the coding sequence ATGCATACGACCAAACACGAAACGGTGATGCGCGATGGGGGGGCGACCACAGGGGGGCCGTTCTTCAGCAGCGAATCCACGCCGTCGGAACGCGAACTTCTCGCCATGGCATCTGACCTGGTGCGCAGCAGCGAAGAGCCTGTCTCCGACGAGGCGAGTGGTCTTAGCCGGAGTCTCGTCCGTCTCATGGACCTGACGCTGGCTATTGGCCTGCTTGGCGTGTTGCTTCCGGTCATTCTGATCACGGGAGCCTGCATCGCCATGTCGAGTCAGGGCCCGGTGATATTCAGGCAGACGCGGATCGGGCTCGGAGGGCGCGAGTTCCAGTGCTGGAAGTTCCGCTCGATGCGACAGGATGCGAGCGAGCGCCTCGCTGCGCTGCTCGCCTCTTGTCCCGATATGCGCGCCGAATGGGAACGCGATCAGAAGCTCAGCGACGATCCGCGCATCACGCCGCTAGGCACATTCCTGAGATCATCGAGCCTTGATGAATTGCCCCAGCTCTTCAATGTCATTCGCGGGGATATGAGCCTAGTCGGCCCTCGCCCAATCGTGCACTCGGAAATCCCGAAATACGGGCGCTACATCACGCACTATCTCAGCCAGAAGCCGGGGCTCACCGGTTTGTGGCAAGTGTCGGGGCGCAACAACACCAGTTACCGACGCCGTGTCGCAGCGGACGTCCTGTATTCGCGCAAAGCCTCATTCAGAACCGATCTCGCCATCCTGTTCGCCACGATTCCCGCGGTGCTCAGCGCGGAGGGAGCGAGGTGA
- a CDS encoding outer membrane beta-barrel protein produces the protein MDDTRRPVPHVRQPRVWLDRLAREFADLLLIVRSAESVLPDALAIAPKALAFKSPIKPRTAQTFVMRAAIFACLCMIAPRMALAQQEDVVTPVELFDPASGEGIRISPNFILYPEATVEVRYDDNLYNLDTNEIEDGFVLLRPALTLASDFGRHSVSLVGSAEFRRHFDITDEDSEQFDIEAATTLEFADGVDVDAYAGIGQKIEQRGTLGDVFFTDEPVSFIEKRGGLSIARTGGKLELSAGADIVNRDYQDVLVGGIETDLSIRDVTIRSARVRGDLGVREQTGIFVEVGGNQIDFDLATVPERDSSGFSVLVGVRHEVTALIEIEAGVGYIHQDFDDPAVDTVSDVNFRLGAVWTPKPEWRLTASATRFIDASRTLDSPAIKVTQFRIGAQRALGDRVLVGVDAGYAEESFRGLPRNDERIFVTGSTTLRVTDRIGLTASAGYREQDGGASGRDYNGFSAAVGVRAAW, from the coding sequence TTGGACGATACCCGGCGCCCGGTGCCGCACGTTCGCCAACCGCGCGTCTGGCTCGACCGGCTGGCGCGCGAGTTCGCAGATCTTTTGCTCATCGTGAGGAGCGCCGAGAGCGTGCTTCCCGATGCGCTGGCAATCGCGCCCAAGGCATTGGCTTTCAAATCGCCGATCAAGCCCCGGACCGCGCAAACCTTCGTCATGCGTGCCGCGATCTTCGCGTGCCTTTGCATGATCGCTCCGCGTATGGCGCTGGCCCAGCAAGAGGACGTGGTCACACCGGTTGAACTGTTCGATCCCGCTTCGGGCGAAGGCATCCGCATTTCGCCCAATTTCATCCTTTATCCGGAGGCCACGGTCGAAGTTCGCTACGATGACAACCTCTACAATCTCGATACCAACGAGATCGAGGACGGGTTTGTGCTGCTGCGCCCTGCCCTCACCCTTGCGTCCGATTTCGGACGCCACTCGGTCAGCCTCGTCGGGAGCGCCGAATTCCGCCGTCACTTCGACATTACCGACGAGGACAGCGAGCAGTTCGATATCGAAGCTGCGACGACGCTTGAATTTGCCGACGGCGTGGATGTCGATGCCTATGCCGGGATAGGGCAGAAGATCGAACAGCGCGGCACTCTGGGAGACGTCTTTTTTACCGACGAGCCGGTGAGCTTCATCGAAAAGCGCGGCGGCCTTTCTATTGCTCGGACCGGTGGCAAGCTTGAGCTTTCGGCAGGCGCCGACATCGTCAACCGCGATTACCAGGACGTGCTGGTCGGCGGCATCGAAACCGACCTTTCGATCCGCGACGTCACGATCCGAAGCGCGCGCGTCCGTGGCGATCTCGGCGTGCGCGAGCAGACCGGCATCTTCGTCGAGGTCGGGGGCAACCAGATCGACTTCGATCTCGCTACCGTACCCGAGCGCGATTCGAGCGGCTTCTCGGTCCTCGTCGGCGTGCGTCACGAAGTCACCGCGCTTATCGAGATCGAGGCGGGTGTCGGATACATCCACCAGGACTTCGACGATCCTGCGGTCGACACGGTCAGTGACGTCAATTTCCGGCTCGGCGCGGTCTGGACGCCGAAACCCGAATGGCGACTGACGGCGAGCGCGACTCGCTTCATCGATGCGAGCCGAACGCTCGACTCCCCTGCAATCAAGGTCACGCAATTCCGCATCGGCGCGCAGCGCGCTCTTGGCGACCGTGTGCTGGTCGGCGTCGATGCGGGATACGCCGAAGAAAGCTTTCGCGGATTGCCCAGGAATGACGAGCGGATCTTCGTCACTGGCTCAACGACGCTGCGCGTGACGGACCGGATCGGGCTTACGGCGTCGGCCGGTTACCGCGAACAGGACGGCGGCGCGTCGGGCCGCGATTACAATGGGTTCTCGGCTGCCGTGGGAGTGAGGGCGGCATGGTGA
- a CDS encoding cell wall hydrolase: MRIPATLKAWPSLGTPRTIGWWGRLSALSFGAGGIIGLVVALGLARPDSAVGAATVASLPGAEKIAAVSGRVATTNSSEKTLEPLHQASIEAALTKARPFKFWGPRTDKQRAADCLAAAAWYEIGDDHTGQRAVVQTVINRVNHPGFPNSVCGVVFEGSRRSTGCQFTFTCDGSLAKRRPSTRAWERALAVANEALDGFVDGSIGSATHYHADYVTPWWSSHLERLTAVGPHIFYRWSGSRGALRTPARLDAEMDYDALVGRSFQAGSTDADTETVPDENAELTAAEPMATAAANTAAVAALAPKRSANPPIFLQVNAQQASGRWAVSAMKACAGKKNCQVIAYDSAASVSANKARNHAQFDRPRFLFLRDAKSGMDIALWDCERVSRPSSNQCLPGNGAALKSLLAER; this comes from the coding sequence ATGCGCATTCCAGCAACCTTGAAAGCGTGGCCATCGCTCGGCACGCCCCGAACCATCGGATGGTGGGGGCGGCTGAGTGCGCTGTCATTCGGTGCAGGCGGCATAATCGGACTGGTCGTTGCGCTAGGGCTGGCACGCCCAGATAGCGCGGTAGGTGCAGCAACAGTTGCTTCCTTGCCGGGAGCAGAGAAGATCGCGGCTGTGTCAGGTCGTGTCGCTACGACAAACTCGTCGGAGAAAACCCTCGAGCCCCTGCACCAAGCTTCGATTGAAGCGGCGCTGACAAAGGCAAGGCCGTTCAAATTCTGGGGACCGCGCACGGACAAGCAGCGAGCCGCCGATTGCCTCGCCGCTGCCGCGTGGTACGAGATCGGCGATGACCACACCGGGCAACGCGCAGTAGTCCAGACTGTCATCAACCGGGTCAATCACCCGGGCTTTCCCAATTCGGTATGCGGGGTGGTGTTCGAAGGATCGCGTCGCTCGACCGGTTGCCAGTTCACATTTACCTGCGACGGCTCGCTTGCAAAGCGACGCCCTTCGACACGTGCATGGGAACGCGCGCTCGCCGTCGCGAACGAGGCTCTTGATGGTTTCGTGGATGGATCGATCGGTTCTGCAACTCACTATCACGCCGATTACGTCACACCCTGGTGGAGTTCGCATCTCGAGCGGCTCACGGCTGTCGGCCCGCATATTTTCTATCGCTGGTCTGGCAGCCGCGGTGCATTGAGGACACCGGCCCGGCTGGACGCTGAAATGGATTACGACGCGCTGGTTGGCCGGAGTTTCCAGGCTGGATCGACAGACGCCGATACCGAGACAGTGCCCGACGAAAATGCCGAACTAACCGCAGCCGAACCTATGGCGACTGCGGCGGCGAACACCGCGGCCGTGGCTGCATTGGCACCGAAAAGAAGCGCGAACCCGCCGATTTTCCTTCAGGTGAACGCTCAACAGGCGAGCGGGCGCTGGGCGGTTTCCGCGATGAAGGCATGTGCCGGGAAAAAGAACTGCCAGGTCATCGCTTATGACAGCGCGGCCTCGGTCAGCGCCAATAAGGCACGCAATCACGCGCAATTCGATCGCCCGCGATTCTTGTTCCTGCGCGATGCAAAATCGGGAATGGATATCGCTTTATGGGATTGCGAGAGGGTTTCCAGACCCTCTTCCAATCAGTGCCTGCCAGGAAATGGGGCGGCACTCAAATCGCTGCTGGCGGAGCGGTAA
- a CDS encoding Wzz/FepE/Etk N-terminal domain-containing protein, translating to MEGSRELARAGGPGGPVGHYGEHSLIAADRMDLTESVSFFRRQFKTIVIVTAAALAIGALLSFLMGKTYLAESTVMLTDDAAIVTQSNASMTAQPVLTSEVVDTQMQIIASEEMAKRVSDALALGAGLDDAGQREVLDELQANVGARRAGESYALTISYQADEPGTAASIANEFTRQYVNWELSAEQERNREARAIVEERLAELRDQAQADTQALQQYRINQNLPSMTGASLTEQEISTYNQAVTTARAEAAEDEARLQTALAQLRSGSTGDDVGEALDSPVIASLRSQEAVAAAAVADLSAKYGPNHPQLIRANSQLAEVRSRIEAEIGRVISNLRAKRAVSAQRLGSLNASLAAARQNLSRNNAAMVGLSELERAAEASQGIYETYLNRFKELIAAEGSEKPNARVLTFASTPIFPHSPNIPLNMALALIIGLGLGILAAYIKEALFHGVSTPDEIDREFPVPCLASIPLLTSMGGSSEHPATAIQEAPRSAFAESFRSLGASIDLATQGQAKVIAITSALPDEGKTVMSCSLASVLASGGQRTMLIDCDLRRQGISRLLNMQAGQKGLVQVLNGSAPIDFDQYVDDDVFCVLPLSPSKDEPEHLLRGQEFVDLLEQLREHFDRIILDLPPVLPIAATRILASRADVVVMATKWRETSKFAIRAALRRLPPEHVNVLGIALSGVDMSRRQFLNPHDPYFYYSQYENYYA from the coding sequence ATGGAAGGTTCGCGTGAACTAGCCAGGGCCGGCGGCCCGGGCGGACCGGTAGGTCATTACGGAGAGCACTCCCTGATCGCGGCGGATCGGATGGATCTGACCGAGAGCGTCAGCTTTTTCCGAAGGCAGTTCAAGACGATCGTGATCGTGACCGCGGCGGCGCTCGCGATCGGCGCTCTGCTGTCCTTCCTGATGGGCAAGACCTACCTTGCCGAATCCACCGTCATGCTCACCGACGATGCCGCAATCGTCACCCAGTCGAATGCCAGCATGACTGCACAGCCGGTGTTGACCAGCGAAGTGGTCGACACCCAGATGCAGATCATCGCATCAGAGGAAATGGCGAAACGCGTGAGCGATGCACTCGCACTCGGCGCCGGGCTTGATGACGCGGGGCAGCGCGAAGTGCTCGACGAACTGCAGGCCAATGTCGGCGCGCGGCGAGCGGGCGAGAGTTACGCGCTCACCATCTCCTACCAGGCGGACGAACCGGGCACCGCAGCCAGCATCGCCAACGAATTCACCCGGCAATATGTCAATTGGGAACTGTCCGCCGAGCAGGAGCGCAACCGCGAAGCGCGCGCCATCGTCGAGGAACGTCTCGCCGAGCTGCGCGACCAGGCGCAGGCCGACACGCAGGCGCTCCAGCAATACCGGATCAACCAGAACCTGCCGAGCATGACCGGCGCGTCGCTCACCGAGCAGGAAATCTCGACCTACAACCAGGCGGTCACGACCGCTCGGGCCGAGGCAGCAGAGGATGAGGCCCGGCTCCAGACCGCCCTTGCGCAGCTGCGCTCCGGATCGACCGGCGACGACGTGGGCGAAGCGCTCGATTCGCCGGTGATTGCATCCTTGCGCTCGCAGGAAGCTGTGGCAGCCGCTGCCGTAGCCGACCTTTCGGCCAAATATGGTCCGAACCACCCGCAATTGATCCGTGCAAACAGCCAGCTTGCCGAAGTTCGCAGCCGCATCGAAGCGGAGATCGGCCGCGTCATCTCCAACCTTCGCGCCAAGCGCGCGGTTTCAGCGCAGCGCCTTGGTTCGCTCAATGCCAGCCTTGCCGCAGCGCGTCAGAACCTGTCGCGCAATAATGCAGCGATGGTCGGGCTAAGCGAGCTCGAGCGTGCTGCCGAGGCATCGCAGGGCATTTACGAGACCTATCTCAACCGGTTCAAGGAACTGATCGCGGCTGAAGGCAGCGAGAAACCGAATGCACGGGTGCTGACCTTTGCGAGCACACCGATTTTCCCGCACTCGCCCAACATTCCGCTCAACATGGCGTTGGCGCTGATCATCGGGCTGGGGCTCGGAATCCTCGCCGCCTATATCAAGGAGGCCTTGTTTCACGGGGTCTCGACCCCGGACGAGATCGACCGCGAATTTCCGGTGCCGTGCCTTGCCTCGATCCCGTTGCTCACGTCGATGGGAGGATCGTCCGAGCATCCGGCTACCGCAATTCAGGAAGCGCCGCGATCGGCCTTTGCCGAAAGCTTTCGCTCGCTCGGAGCATCAATCGACCTGGCAACGCAGGGTCAGGCAAAAGTCATCGCGATCACATCCGCGCTGCCGGACGAGGGCAAGACCGTCATGTCGTGCAGCCTTGCGAGCGTTCTCGCATCAGGCGGGCAGCGCACGATGCTGATCGATTGCGACCTTCGCCGGCAAGGCATCAGCCGCCTGCTCAACATGCAGGCTGGGCAGAAAGGGCTGGTGCAGGTGTTGAATGGCTCCGCGCCGATCGACTTCGACCAATATGTCGATGACGACGTGTTCTGCGTGCTGCCGCTCTCGCCATCCAAGGACGAGCCGGAGCACCTTTTGCGGGGTCAGGAATTCGTCGACCTGCTCGAGCAGCTGCGCGAGCATTTCGACCGCATCATCCTCGATCTTCCGCCGGTCCTGCCGATTGCCGCCACCCGCATCCTCGCCAGCCGCGCGGACGTGGTGGTGATGGCGACGAAGTGGCGCGAAACATCCAAGTTCGCGATCCGTGCGGCGCTGCGCCGCCTTCCGCCCGAACACGTCAACGTTCTCGGCATCGCGCTGAGCGGTGTCGACATGTCGCGGCGGCAGTTCCTCAATCCGCATGACCCGTACTTCTACTATTCGCAGTACGAGAACTATTATGCCTGA
- a CDS encoding response regulator transcription factor encodes MNSDLCLICPNEISREGLHRLLAADGYDVVMSTGRVDKVIDADFDSDLLILLDLPDSEAQLAAVKELHSAYPMAKIAVLVDTFEMDRVIEFFDAGVDGYIVQSLKSEPLITAFRLVALGKKVLPSELADMLARHTFPHGVAGNDIEHEMEDANLSARECDVLCCLMAGYSNKVIARELDVCEATVKVHVKAILRKLDVSNRTQAAMWASTHGFSDYHAMKKAQVA; translated from the coding sequence ATGAACAGCGATCTATGTTTGATCTGTCCGAACGAAATTTCACGTGAGGGGCTTCACAGACTTCTAGCCGCCGATGGCTATGACGTCGTTATGTCGACGGGGCGTGTCGACAAGGTTATCGATGCAGATTTCGATAGCGACTTGCTCATCCTTTTGGACTTGCCGGATTCCGAAGCACAGCTAGCTGCTGTGAAGGAACTGCATTCGGCATATCCGATGGCCAAGATCGCCGTGCTCGTCGATACTTTCGAAATGGACCGTGTGATCGAGTTCTTCGATGCAGGCGTGGACGGTTACATCGTCCAGTCGCTCAAGTCGGAGCCGCTCATCACCGCATTCCGTCTCGTCGCGCTCGGTAAGAAAGTGCTTCCGTCCGAGCTTGCAGACATGCTGGCCCGGCACACGTTTCCGCACGGTGTTGCGGGCAACGATATCGAGCACGAAATGGAGGATGCCAACCTCTCGGCCCGGGAATGCGATGTTCTGTGCTGCTTGATGGCGGGATATTCGAACAAGGTGATCGCGCGAGAACTCGACGTTTGCGAAGCGACCGTGAAGGTCCACGTGAAAGCGATCCTGCGCAAGCTCGACGTAAGCAATCGCACGCAAGCTGCGATGTGGGCAAGCACCCACGGATTTTCCGATTACCACGCTATGAAGAAGGCTCAGGTAGCCTGA
- a CDS encoding PilZ domain-containing protein: protein MGENARPLQAEIFSDERVAGRRTVRLATQLASPTERAEALIHDLSGQGLRLETSVDIEEGEQLLVELPYVGPVEAKVVWRKGSVCGCQFNTPVSQAVVSAALLRSPIARPQEGGETSVDEIEIAVSPTLQQMTEWEIEFESGRAAAGDQLLGFRQRSDGMIVAMVKKTN, encoded by the coding sequence ATGGGAGAGAACGCGCGTCCATTGCAGGCCGAGATTTTCTCGGATGAGCGTGTTGCCGGGCGTCGCACGGTGAGGCTCGCGACGCAGCTGGCTTCTCCTACGGAGCGAGCCGAAGCGCTGATCCACGATCTGTCCGGACAAGGTCTTCGTCTCGAAACTTCGGTCGACATCGAGGAAGGCGAGCAATTGCTTGTCGAACTGCCGTACGTCGGCCCCGTCGAAGCAAAGGTCGTTTGGCGCAAAGGGTCGGTCTGCGGCTGCCAGTTCAACACTCCGGTATCACAAGCTGTCGTGAGCGCGGCCCTGCTTCGCTCCCCGATCGCGCGCCCGCAGGAAGGCGGCGAAACCAGCGTAGATGAAATCGAGATCGCTGTCAGTCCAACGTTGCAACAGATGACCGAATGGGAAATCGAGTTCGAGAGCGGCCGCGCGGCTGCTGGCGACCAGTTGCTCGGATTTCGCCAAAGATCCGACGGCATGATCGTAGCGATGGTGAAGAAGACGAACTGA
- a CDS encoding glycoside hydrolase: MELTFIGLIQIAIGVLIVLAGSVRSAVLFLVVSALFEGSAAMTLPALGGSSIPPVQFALLFIVIRIFAPRGGYLGYLTAAINENRWIVIFALYGIVSAYVAPRLFAGTFDVFPVRPDPGMGPFDTIPLTPTAQNFTAAFYLFGALMIALSSYVFCRAKSGAEALCAAILIAGCLHIATGVLDLATRGTGLGVILEIFRNGGYSALDLSVSGFIRIRGVLPETSTYAGIGFALFVASAELWYRSIRERAMGLVALGLGIMLVLSTASTAYVALAAYGLFFLFRAMLFPNAAPHGKVMRATIVALGIGFAIAVLLALVPRLPFAVYEMILDMTVAKPASDSGQQRYFWAMQGWDAFLASWGLGIGPGSFRSSSMITAILGSMGVVGIVSITMYIKTVFRASAHSTWGVVPDQNLSIGGALGTAALICLIPAAIASPHVVPSAFFAIFAGASLGLRTRSKAAREPAGIDPRELAWDLRMPVAEEAR; this comes from the coding sequence ATGGAGCTCACCTTTATTGGCCTGATCCAGATCGCCATTGGCGTTCTCATCGTTTTGGCGGGAAGCGTTCGCAGCGCCGTTCTGTTCCTCGTGGTGAGCGCACTGTTCGAAGGATCGGCAGCGATGACACTGCCCGCTCTTGGCGGGTCGTCGATACCCCCGGTCCAGTTCGCATTGCTTTTTATCGTTATCAGGATCTTTGCGCCCAGAGGCGGGTATCTCGGCTACCTCACAGCCGCGATCAACGAGAACCGCTGGATCGTCATCTTCGCGCTCTACGGCATTGTTTCCGCCTATGTTGCGCCGAGGCTCTTTGCGGGCACATTCGATGTATTCCCGGTGCGGCCTGATCCGGGCATGGGGCCGTTCGACACCATCCCCCTGACCCCCACCGCCCAGAACTTCACAGCCGCATTCTACCTGTTCGGCGCTCTGATGATCGCGCTTTCCAGTTATGTATTTTGCCGCGCGAAAAGCGGCGCCGAGGCCTTGTGCGCTGCAATCCTCATCGCAGGCTGCCTGCACATTGCGACAGGCGTGCTTGATCTCGCAACGCGCGGGACCGGCCTCGGCGTGATACTCGAGATATTCCGTAACGGCGGATACAGCGCTCTCGACCTGTCGGTATCTGGTTTCATCCGCATCAGGGGCGTGCTGCCAGAAACATCGACCTATGCGGGCATCGGCTTTGCGCTGTTCGTTGCGAGCGCAGAGCTCTGGTACCGCTCGATCCGCGAACGGGCCATGGGCCTAGTCGCGCTGGGGCTGGGCATCATGCTGGTGCTGAGCACGGCATCAACCGCCTATGTCGCGCTGGCGGCCTACGGCCTGTTTTTCCTGTTCCGCGCCATGCTGTTCCCGAATGCCGCACCGCATGGGAAAGTCATGCGCGCTACGATCGTTGCGCTTGGCATCGGGTTTGCGATCGCCGTCCTGCTCGCCCTCGTCCCCCGCCTGCCCTTTGCCGTCTACGAGATGATCCTCGACATGACGGTCGCAAAACCGGCAAGCGATTCCGGGCAGCAACGCTATTTCTGGGCAATGCAGGGGTGGGACGCGTTTCTCGCGTCGTGGGGTCTCGGCATCGGACCCGGAAGCTTCCGCTCGTCTTCGATGATCACCGCGATCCTGGGTTCGATGGGCGTGGTCGGCATCGTTTCCATCACGATGTATATCAAGACGGTCTTCCGCGCTTCGGCTCACTCGACCTGGGGCGTGGTCCCCGACCAGAATTTGTCAATCGGCGGAGCGCTCGGGACGGCAGCTCTGATCTGCCTCATTCCCGCAGCTATCGCGTCTCCGCATGTCGTTCCGAGCGCCTTTTTCGCGATCTTCGCAGGAGCCTCGCTCGGCCTGCGCACGCGTTCGAAAGCGGCACGGGAGCCGGCCGGGATCGACCCGCGCGAACTCGCATGGGATTTGCGCATGCCCGTGGCAGAGGAGGCCCGTTAG